From a single Actinomyces viscosus genomic region:
- a CDS encoding transposase family protein, with amino-acid sequence MGKGITGLDRTQLSCLVEMVLGDTEISLAPRILGPLAAVRATLMYLRTNTSQEAIAEIMGVSQPTISRAISVVTRIIARVLGPVLATVEEVPHGGVHIIDGTLLPCWSWKDRTDLWSGKHKRTGLSLQVLVSPAGRLRWASDPLPGATHDTKAITTSGLLEEIDPSCCIADKGYIGTGVLTPYKKPPNSELTKAQKQANKSLNEIRYVVERTIAHIKSWKILAHDYRRPLHTFKETITATLALYAYTNP; translated from the coding sequence ATGGGTAAGGGTATCACAGGCCTGGACAGAACGCAGTTGAGCTGCCTGGTGGAAATGGTGCTGGGTGATACTGAGATCTCCTTGGCGCCAAGAATTCTTGGCCCACTGGCCGCGGTGCGGGCGACGTTGATGTATTTGCGCACCAACACCTCCCAGGAGGCGATCGCCGAGATCATGGGGGTGTCACAGCCGACGATCTCGCGGGCGATCTCGGTGGTCACCCGGATCATCGCCAGGGTCTTGGGGCCTGTGCTGGCGACCGTCGAGGAGGTCCCCCATGGGGGCGTGCACATCATCGACGGTACGCTCCTGCCGTGCTGGAGCTGGAAGGATCGGACGGACCTGTGGTCGGGCAAGCACAAGCGCACCGGCCTGAGCCTGCAAGTGCTGGTCAGCCCCGCCGGGCGCCTGCGGTGGGCCTCAGACCCGCTACCGGGGGCCACCCACGACACCAAGGCCATCACCACCTCCGGTCTCTTGGAGGAGATCGACCCCTCCTGCTGCATCGCCGATAAAGGCTACATCGGAACCGGGGTTCTCACCCCCTACAAGAAACCTCCCAACAGTGAGCTCACCAAGGCCCAGAAGCAGGCCAACAAATCCCTAAATGAAATCCGGTATGTCGTGGAGAGAACCATCGCGCACATCAAATCCTGGAAGATCCTGGCCCACGACTACAGGCGCCCCCTGCACACCTTCAAAGAAACTATCACAGCCACCCTAGCCCTCTACGCCTACACCAACCCCTGA
- a CDS encoding transposase, translating to MRVYPIEGNQNAEQVTLALARLVRETANDKIAVVLDNAGFHHAKAVTDLYEPGQALERVRPIYLPPYAPDHNPIEHVWNTAKKNISNIQRDNPEETYTAFTSYITSRTFDYDFEHLPITPTQEKLD from the coding sequence GTGCGCGTCTACCCCATCGAGGGCAACCAGAACGCCGAGCAGGTCACCCTGGCCCTGGCCCGTCTGGTACGCGAGACGGCAAACGACAAGATCGCTGTTGTTCTTGACAACGCCGGCTTCCACCACGCCAAGGCGGTCACTGACCTGTATGAGCCCGGCCAGGCCCTGGAGCGCGTCAGGCCGATCTACCTACCTCCTTACGCGCCCGACCACAACCCAATAGAGCACGTCTGGAACACCGCCAAGAAGAACATCTCAAACATACAACGAGACAACCCCGAGGAAACCTACACCGCATTCACCAGCTACATCACCAGCCGCACCTTCGACTACGACTTCGAGCACCTACCCATCACACCAACCCAAGAAAAGCTTGATTAA
- a CDS encoding IS630 family transposase — MVVDVTAEERDVLLAWKKRGDSFVLVRLKAEAILYASRGVGTGVIAEMVGRSRRTVSNWLRRWRCSRLHSVVTGHAGNENAAKLTRAHKEQLKRILSRPPAQSGIRADFWDVPALRDVVRIKFGVEYASDSSYQLLLRFVGMSFKLPDPFDKRRDEAAVTERMDQVRQEVADLLARGWEVYTVDEVRVEHEAVTRRMWLPTGRRTKIYVDRERSAQSFFGALSLTSKQEGYSGVGVGVEG; from the coding sequence GTGGTTGTTGATGTGACTGCGGAGGAGCGGGATGTTCTTCTGGCGTGGAAGAAACGCGGTGACTCGTTCGTCCTGGTGCGTTTAAAGGCTGAGGCCATTTTGTATGCCTCTCGTGGTGTCGGCACGGGTGTTATCGCTGAGATGGTCGGCCGCAGCCGCAGGACGGTGAGCAACTGGCTGCGCCGCTGGCGGTGCTCCAGGTTGCACTCGGTTGTCACTGGGCACGCCGGCAACGAGAACGCCGCCAAGCTCACCCGCGCCCACAAGGAGCAGCTCAAGCGGATCCTGAGTAGGCCACCGGCCCAGAGCGGGATCAGGGCGGACTTCTGGGACGTACCGGCCCTGCGTGACGTGGTGCGGATCAAGTTCGGCGTGGAGTACGCCTCAGACTCCTCCTACCAGCTGCTCCTGCGCTTCGTGGGGATGAGCTTCAAGCTGCCCGACCCCTTCGACAAGCGCCGCGACGAGGCCGCCGTCACCGAGCGAATGGACCAGGTCCGTCAGGAGGTCGCCGACCTGCTGGCCCGGGGCTGGGAGGTCTACACCGTCGACGAGGTGCGCGTCGAGCACGAGGCCGTCACCCGGCGTATGTGGCTGCCCACCGGCCGTCGGACCAAGATCTATGTCGACCGAGAACGCTCGGCCCAGTCTTTCTTCGGCGCCCTGAGCCTGACCAGCAAGCAGGAAGGTTATTCAGGGGTTGGTGTAGGCGTAGAGGGCTAG
- the gdhA gene encoding NADP-specific glutamate dehydrogenase, with protein sequence MQDVVEKVYEQVVARNRGEVEFHQAVHEVLESLDPVIAKHPHYAEGALLERIVEPERQIMFRIPWVDDAGQVHVNRGFRIEFNSALGPYKGGLRFHPSVNAGIIKFLGFEQIFKNALTAQGIGGGKGGSDFDPHGRSDAEVMRFCQSFMTELQRHIGPSTDVPAGDIGVGGREIGYLFGQYKRIRNSYDAGVLTGKGLAWGGSLVRTEATGYGAVLFAQSMLSTKGESLEGKKVIVSGAGNVAIYAIEKAQQLGATPITFSDSSGYVVDEAGVDLDLLKQVKEVERGRVADYVERRPGARLVTGGSVWDVPGDVALPCATQNELDGDAAATLLRNGCGVVSEGANMPSTPEAVEAFQKAGILFGPGKAANAGGVATSALEMEQNAGRTRWDFATAEAKLTDIMADIHDSCVAAADEYGRPGDYVLGANAAGFTRVADVMIAHGIV encoded by the coding sequence ATGCAGGACGTTGTTGAAAAGGTCTACGAGCAGGTTGTGGCTCGCAACCGTGGAGAGGTCGAGTTCCACCAGGCCGTCCACGAGGTGCTGGAGTCACTCGATCCCGTCATCGCCAAGCACCCCCACTACGCGGAGGGCGCCCTCCTGGAGCGCATCGTCGAGCCCGAGCGTCAGATCATGTTCCGGATCCCGTGGGTCGACGACGCCGGCCAGGTCCACGTCAACCGCGGCTTCCGCATCGAGTTCAACTCCGCGCTGGGCCCCTACAAGGGCGGCCTGCGCTTCCACCCCTCGGTCAACGCCGGCATCATCAAGTTCCTCGGTTTTGAGCAGATCTTCAAGAACGCCCTGACCGCCCAGGGAATCGGCGGCGGCAAGGGTGGCTCCGACTTCGACCCGCACGGCCGCTCCGACGCCGAGGTCATGCGCTTCTGCCAGTCCTTCATGACCGAGCTCCAGCGCCACATCGGCCCGTCCACCGACGTCCCCGCCGGCGACATCGGCGTGGGCGGCCGCGAGATCGGCTACCTGTTCGGCCAGTACAAGCGCATCCGTAACTCCTACGACGCCGGCGTCCTCACCGGTAAGGGCCTGGCCTGGGGCGGCTCCCTCGTGCGCACCGAGGCCACCGGCTACGGTGCCGTGCTCTTCGCCCAGTCCATGCTCTCCACCAAGGGCGAGTCCCTGGAGGGTAAGAAGGTCATCGTCTCCGGTGCCGGCAACGTGGCGATCTACGCCATCGAGAAGGCCCAGCAGCTCGGCGCCACCCCGATCACCTTCTCTGACTCCTCCGGCTACGTCGTCGACGAGGCCGGTGTGGACCTCGATCTGCTCAAGCAGGTCAAGGAGGTCGAGCGCGGCCGCGTGGCCGACTACGTCGAGCGCCGCCCCGGCGCCCGCCTCGTGACCGGCGGCTCCGTGTGGGACGTCCCCGGCGACGTCGCCCTGCCCTGTGCCACCCAGAACGAGCTCGACGGCGACGCCGCGGCCACCCTGCTGCGAAACGGCTGCGGCGTGGTCTCCGAGGGCGCCAACATGCCCTCCACCCCCGAGGCCGTCGAGGCCTTCCAGAAGGCCGGCATCCTGTTCGGCCCCGGTAAGGCCGCCAACGCCGGTGGTGTGGCCACCTCCGCCCTTGAGATGGAGCAGAACGCCGGCCGCACCCGCTGGGACTTCGCCACCGCCGAGGCCAAGCTGACCGACATCATGGCCGACATCCACGACTCCTGCGTCGCAGCGGCCGACGAGTACGGCCGCCCCGGTGACTACGTGCTCGGTGCCAACGCGGCCGGTTTCACCCGCGTTGCCGACGTCATGATCGCCCACGGCATCGTCTGA
- a CDS encoding WD40 domain-containing protein: MTVPSETSGTIDPREVSLYAGHFDALWGVAWSPDGTRLLSGSHDGTARVWDASRGTELFALAGPSLSISAVAWSPDGTRLLTAAEDHSVRIWDATTGADLLTLGVGGSGVGGAVAWSPDSTRILTSFDDASARIWDAASGQVVRTLSGHTDHLTAVSWSPDGTRVATASDDGTARVWDVTTGTELLRVGPMAFVGRGGTVGADGRPAHVGPIEPMTGLSWSPDSRRIITAFDSAEPRVWDAATGEEVLSLHGRDRRWVSVVSWSPDGSRIVTDDISGTTAHIWDAATGEELLSLRGHTQWACALAWSPDSRRVATGSHDDTVRVWDAATGQTQLVLGAGNSVETVSWSPDGSKLTIGAKVGGNRVWDATTGEPRLTVDNGARELSEVAWSPDGTRLATSSYLSPRVLILDASTGDVVQALTAGEDDVNDVAWSPDSERILTGLGDDRAAIWDAARGERVLTLEGHRDMITSVAWSPNGQRVLTGSQDGTARIWDSTTGEVIHTYTGNWVRDVVWTQGGPRVVTGSADGAAHVWDVITSGELVTLRDEGAMVRSYAWSPDGTRVLAGFDDGVVRVWDEVSGKVVLSLAGHRFGVTDAQWSPDGTLILTGSEDGTVRLWDASTGEMTGLFLCFLPDGGVAILDAPSLSLRSGPGEVWDYLGRPEILAGQLTRVGVERRQYISSDPLPDVAAEPAPAAQTDQGPVSEEPSEAPRAPEAAEVSEAPEAAAVVEPAQRPEHGSAASAGSAAEAEAAPADSGAAAQVGAVVDESVTDQAEATPAPAPETADDAPGETVAEPPAEGVAESVAAEAEEPAAAEAEIATPVSAPETEDSVAARQARHAAETAHTPAEVVEAAEVAEAPVSSEQPAAPAETEPVAAPTGETLLVQPFPVDQGLVDGEVTAPPVTTPSVAGTPVAPAEEQGVTEVGAEAVIETPAAPVPQTDSAASARRARHAAATAQTPAEAVTETVTETVTEQGHEGAAEAVVEEAPAAPTQVAHSSGTAESAYEPVAVPAVEHVGGEPVAAPTGETVAHVGQSEPVQAETPEQQPTAVSGEAWDHVAASGSEAVSAPTASTPEGEPEDRAAQEAPAEQSDIEENAENVASSQTPEVPAGPAETTEAAEAEAAGAAEAAAEEPVEPAPAPWGDEELRRRIYTEVQEFVAAIARRDVNELASRYGIAGNDLAGLDEQLAGLSAPAADLALYPVEQADDYVDGLHRLSLSELEGGGVVITSELWAHDADTGARLIAHWNPMGIYPFDFRNVSV, encoded by the coding sequence ATGACTGTGCCTTCAGAGACCTCGGGGACGATCGACCCTCGCGAGGTGTCACTGTATGCCGGCCACTTCGACGCTCTGTGGGGAGTGGCCTGGAGCCCGGATGGCACGCGGCTCCTGTCCGGATCACACGACGGTACCGCCCGTGTCTGGGACGCCAGCCGCGGCACCGAGCTGTTCGCGCTGGCCGGCCCTAGTCTGTCCATCAGCGCCGTGGCCTGGAGCCCCGACGGCACGCGCCTCCTCACCGCGGCGGAGGACCACAGCGTGCGCATCTGGGACGCGACCACCGGCGCCGACCTGCTGACCCTGGGTGTCGGCGGCTCCGGCGTCGGCGGGGCGGTGGCCTGGAGCCCCGACTCCACCCGCATCCTCACCAGCTTCGACGACGCCTCGGCCCGCATCTGGGACGCCGCCAGTGGCCAGGTGGTGCGCACCCTGTCCGGCCACACGGACCACCTCACCGCCGTGTCGTGGAGCCCCGACGGGACCCGGGTGGCCACCGCCTCCGACGACGGCACCGCCCGGGTCTGGGACGTCACCACCGGCACCGAGCTGCTGCGCGTGGGCCCCATGGCCTTCGTGGGGCGCGGCGGCACGGTGGGCGCCGACGGCAGGCCTGCCCACGTCGGCCCGATCGAGCCGATGACCGGGCTGTCATGGAGCCCGGACTCGCGCCGCATCATCACCGCCTTCGACTCGGCCGAGCCCCGGGTCTGGGACGCCGCCACCGGCGAGGAGGTCCTGAGCCTGCACGGCCGCGACCGCCGTTGGGTGAGCGTGGTCTCCTGGAGCCCCGACGGCAGCCGCATCGTCACCGACGACATCTCCGGCACCACCGCCCACATCTGGGACGCCGCCACCGGCGAAGAGCTGCTCAGCCTGCGCGGTCACACCCAGTGGGCCTGCGCCCTGGCCTGGAGCCCGGACTCCCGCCGCGTGGCCACCGGCTCGCACGACGACACCGTGCGCGTCTGGGACGCCGCCACCGGCCAGACCCAGCTCGTCCTGGGGGCCGGCAACTCCGTCGAGACCGTCTCCTGGAGCCCCGACGGCTCGAAGCTCACCATCGGCGCCAAGGTCGGGGGCAACCGCGTCTGGGACGCCACCACCGGCGAGCCGCGGCTGACGGTGGACAACGGTGCCCGCGAGCTGAGCGAGGTCGCCTGGAGCCCGGACGGCACCCGCCTGGCCACCTCCTCCTACCTCTCCCCGCGCGTCCTCATCCTCGACGCCTCCACCGGTGACGTCGTCCAGGCCCTGACCGCCGGCGAGGACGACGTCAACGACGTCGCCTGGAGCCCGGACAGCGAGCGCATCCTCACCGGCCTGGGAGACGACCGCGCCGCGATCTGGGACGCCGCCCGCGGCGAGCGCGTCCTCACCCTTGAGGGGCATCGCGACATGATCACGTCGGTCGCCTGGAGCCCCAACGGCCAGCGCGTCCTGACCGGATCCCAGGACGGGACCGCCCGCATCTGGGACTCCACCACCGGCGAGGTCATCCACACCTACACCGGCAACTGGGTGCGCGACGTCGTGTGGACCCAGGGCGGTCCCCGCGTCGTCACCGGCAGCGCCGACGGCGCCGCCCACGTCTGGGACGTCATCACCTCCGGCGAGCTGGTGACGCTGCGCGACGAGGGCGCCATGGTCCGCTCCTACGCGTGGAGCCCCGACGGCACCCGGGTGCTGGCCGGCTTCGACGACGGTGTCGTGCGCGTCTGGGACGAGGTCTCCGGCAAGGTCGTCCTGTCCCTGGCCGGCCACCGCTTCGGCGTCACCGACGCCCAGTGGAGCCCCGACGGCACCCTGATCCTCACCGGCTCCGAGGACGGTACGGTGCGCCTGTGGGACGCCTCCACCGGTGAGATGACCGGACTGTTCCTGTGCTTCCTGCCCGACGGCGGGGTCGCCATCCTCGACGCCCCCTCCCTGAGCCTGCGCTCGGGTCCCGGTGAGGTCTGGGACTATCTCGGCCGCCCCGAGATCCTCGCCGGCCAGCTCACCCGAGTGGGCGTGGAGCGGCGCCAGTACATCAGTTCCGACCCGCTGCCCGACGTCGCCGCGGAGCCCGCTCCGGCCGCCCAGACGGACCAGGGCCCGGTCTCGGAGGAGCCCTCCGAGGCACCCCGGGCGCCTGAGGCCGCCGAGGTCAGTGAGGCGCCTGAGGCTGCTGCGGTCGTCGAGCCCGCGCAGCGGCCGGAGCACGGGTCTGCGGCGTCGGCCGGTTCTGCGGCTGAGGCCGAGGCCGCGCCGGCAGACTCCGGTGCTGCCGCCCAGGTCGGTGCCGTGGTCGACGAGAGCGTGACGGACCAGGCCGAGGCGACACCGGCCCCCGCCCCCGAGACCGCCGACGACGCTCCTGGTGAGACCGTGGCTGAGCCCCCTGCCGAGGGCGTCGCCGAGTCCGTCGCGGCGGAGGCCGAAGAGCCCGCAGCCGCCGAGGCCGAGATCGCCACCCCGGTCTCCGCCCCTGAGACGGAGGACTCGGTCGCCGCCCGCCAGGCCCGGCACGCGGCCGAGACCGCTCACACGCCCGCTGAGGTCGTGGAGGCGGCCGAGGTCGCTGAGGCCCCGGTGAGCTCCGAGCAGCCGGCTGCGCCGGCCGAGACCGAGCCGGTGGCCGCGCCCACGGGTGAGACCCTCCTCGTCCAGCCCTTCCCCGTCGACCAGGGCCTCGTGGACGGCGAGGTGACGGCGCCGCCCGTGACGACGCCGTCGGTGGCTGGGACGCCCGTCGCTCCCGCTGAGGAGCAGGGCGTGACCGAGGTCGGTGCCGAGGCCGTCATCGAGACACCGGCCGCCCCGGTGCCCCAGACCGACTCGGCCGCCAGCGCGCGCCGGGCCCGGCACGCGGCCGCCACCGCCCAGACCCCCGCCGAAGCAGTCACCGAGACGGTCACTGAAACGGTCACTGAGCAGGGTCACGAGGGCGCCGCCGAAGCGGTCGTCGAGGAGGCCCCGGCCGCACCGACCCAGGTGGCGCACTCCTCCGGGACGGCCGAGTCGGCCTACGAGCCGGTGGCGGTCCCCGCCGTCGAGCACGTCGGCGGTGAGCCCGTGGCCGCGCCCACCGGTGAGACCGTCGCCCACGTGGGCCAGTCCGAGCCCGTCCAGGCGGAGACCCCCGAGCAGCAGCCGACGGCCGTCTCCGGTGAGGCCTGGGATCACGTGGCGGCCTCCGGTTCCGAGGCCGTCTCCGCGCCGACCGCCTCGACGCCCGAGGGCGAGCCCGAGGACCGCGCGGCGCAGGAGGCTCCCGCCGAGCAGTCCGACATCGAGGAGAACGCGGAGAACGTCGCGAGCTCTCAGACCCCCGAGGTGCCTGCCGGGCCCGCGGAGACCACAGAGGCCGCAGAGGCAGAGGCTGCGGGCGCGGCCGAGGCGGCTGCGGAGGAGCCCGTCGAGCCCGCCCCGGCCCCCTGGGGGGACGAGGAGCTGCGTCGTCGGATCTACACCGAGGTCCAGGAGTTCGTCGCCGCCATCGCGCGCCGCGACGTCAACGAGCTGGCGAGCCGCTACGGGATCGCCGGCAACGACCTGGCCGGTCTCGACGAGCAGCTGGCCGGCCTGTCCGCCCCCGCCGCCGACCTGGCCCTCTACCCGGTGGAGCAGGCCGACGACTACGTGGACGGCCTCCACCGGCTGAGCCTGAGCGAGCTGGAGGGCGGCGGCGTCGTCATCACCAGCGAGCTGTGGGCCCACGACGCGGACACCGGCGCGCGCCTCATCGCCCACTGGAACCCCATGGGGATCTACCCCTTCGACTTCCGCAACGTGAGCGTGTGA
- a CDS encoding VOC family protein: MIDHISVSVSDPVASKAFYEAALAPLGYRVVMEFAPFVGLGAPAPGAPEDDSVRADLWLAPAEKPTPCHVAVTASSTAQVDAFHEAALAAGGTDNGGPGERPHYHPGYYGAFVLDPDGNNLEAVFHGTGD, encoded by the coding sequence ATGATTGATCACATCTCGGTGAGTGTCAGTGATCCGGTGGCCTCGAAGGCCTTCTATGAGGCGGCGCTCGCGCCGCTGGGCTACCGCGTCGTCATGGAGTTCGCGCCCTTCGTTGGGTTGGGTGCCCCGGCGCCCGGTGCGCCGGAGGATGATTCGGTGCGCGCGGACCTGTGGCTGGCCCCGGCTGAGAAGCCGACGCCGTGCCATGTCGCTGTGACGGCGTCGTCGACGGCGCAGGTGGACGCCTTTCACGAGGCGGCCCTGGCGGCGGGCGGCACCGACAACGGCGGGCCCGGCGAGCGCCCGCACTACCACCCCGGTTACTACGGTGCCTTCGTCCTGGATCCCGACGGCAACAACCTCGAGGCCGTCTTCCACGGCACCGGCGACTGA
- a CDS encoding class I SAM-dependent methyltransferase encodes MASGASGGDARDAARYTHGHGAAVLSAHSRRGAADSAAYLLPHLRAGMDLLDVGCGPATITADLAERVAPGRVVGLDAAPGALEAARATLAERGLTGQVELTGGDVTALPFDDEAFDVVHAHQVLQHLGDPVRALAEMRRVTRPGGVVAVRDAVYSAMTWFPHPEGMELWRSVYMATARANGGEPDAGSRLLAWARQAGFTEVRASASTWCYATPADRAWQSETWAQRSLTSFGPRAVELGLASSNDLETMAGAWRQWGRSEDAWFVVVHGEVIARP; translated from the coding sequence GTGGCGTCGGGCGCTTCCGGCGGGGACGCCCGCGACGCGGCCCGCTACACCCACGGCCACGGCGCGGCGGTCCTGAGCGCGCACTCGCGTCGCGGCGCCGCGGACTCGGCCGCCTACCTGCTCCCCCACCTGCGCGCCGGCATGGACCTGCTCGACGTCGGCTGCGGGCCGGCGACCATCACCGCGGACCTGGCCGAGCGCGTCGCTCCCGGCCGGGTCGTCGGCCTGGACGCCGCGCCGGGTGCGCTGGAGGCCGCCCGGGCGACGTTGGCCGAGCGGGGCCTGACCGGGCAGGTGGAGCTGACCGGCGGGGACGTCACGGCCCTGCCCTTCGACGACGAGGCCTTCGACGTCGTCCACGCCCACCAGGTCCTCCAGCACCTCGGCGACCCGGTACGGGCCCTGGCCGAGATGCGGCGGGTGACCCGCCCCGGCGGGGTCGTGGCCGTGCGCGACGCCGTCTACTCCGCCATGACCTGGTTCCCGCATCCCGAGGGCATGGAGCTGTGGCGCTCGGTGTACATGGCCACTGCCCGGGCCAACGGGGGCGAGCCCGACGCCGGGAGCAGGCTGCTGGCCTGGGCCCGTCAGGCGGGCTTCACGGAGGTGAGAGCCTCGGCCTCCACCTGGTGCTACGCCACGCCGGCCGACCGCGCCTGGCAGTCGGAGACCTGGGCGCAGCGGAGCCTGACCTCCTTCGGGCCGCGCGCCGTCGAGCTGGGGCTGGCCAGCAGCAACGACCTGGAGACGATGGCCGGGGCCTGGCGCCAGTGGGGTCGGAGCGAGGACGCCTGGTTCGTCGTCGTGCACGGCGAGGTCATCGCCCGCCCCTGA
- a CDS encoding CDP-alcohol phosphatidyltransferase family protein produces the protein MSTAQYPARARVAAWAVHILTMSGLVWASLAMLATIHPRREFTWMWFWLLVALVVDGVDGTLARRAKVSEIIPWFDGGIVDIVVDYLTWTFIPAVFMYVALPMGPRPVAGLLMALILSSSMFCYANKQWKSTDYYFVGFPAAWNIVALMFYVLQTSATVNIIVTLVFVVLTLVPTHYAHPARVKRFRTLNIAAVAVWFLATCWLVAIHPQRPLSLVAVIVVSGGWFLLAGVLRSIRGAERDTVLTGSSS, from the coding sequence GTGTCGACGGCGCAGTACCCGGCGCGGGCCCGTGTCGCCGCCTGGGCAGTGCACATCTTGACCATGTCGGGGCTGGTGTGGGCCAGCCTGGCCATGCTCGCCACCATCCACCCCCGCCGGGAGTTCACCTGGATGTGGTTCTGGCTCCTCGTCGCCCTCGTCGTCGACGGCGTCGACGGCACCCTGGCCCGGCGCGCCAAGGTCTCCGAGATCATCCCCTGGTTCGACGGCGGCATCGTGGACATCGTCGTCGACTACCTCACCTGGACCTTCATCCCGGCGGTCTTCATGTACGTGGCGCTGCCGATGGGCCCCAGACCGGTGGCCGGCCTGCTCATGGCCCTCATCCTGAGCTCGTCAATGTTCTGCTACGCCAACAAGCAGTGGAAGTCCACCGACTACTACTTCGTGGGCTTCCCCGCGGCCTGGAACATCGTGGCCCTCATGTTCTACGTGCTGCAGACCTCGGCGACCGTCAACATCATTGTCACCCTGGTCTTCGTGGTGCTCACCCTCGTGCCCACCCACTACGCCCACCCGGCCAGGGTCAAGCGCTTCCGCACCCTCAACATCGCCGCGGTGGCGGTGTGGTTCCTGGCCACCTGCTGGCTGGTGGCGATCCATCCCCAGCGGCCCCTCAGCCTGGTGGCCGTCATCGTCGTCTCCGGTGGCTGGTTCCTGCTCGCTGGGGTCCTGCGCTCGATCCGCGGTGCGGAGCGGGACACGGTGCTCACCGGATCCAGCTCCTGA
- a CDS encoding C2 family cysteine protease, with amino-acid sequence MAAELQAQAARLLVTSITSPATAPACQVAATVITTTFNALLSTVDLAATTAAASLATAASTGPRSGKNSEPSENKGSTPQLSREDKRRLREQADGNGDWDPDAHQTVIGDCYLLATLQGYSQTEDGQQFLRDQVRWDKGKNCFVVTLYDNGKPVYVDVDDYYSEGTKDDQGRPTLMSLYERAYGKHFGFQDLDDGGVAEEDAMEVSTGTDAYHVDTWGSEPGWFGWTFPIEDHKYDQGEWDTIKSAVDSGQVVVGTTTGGDFNNGNKVTAVTDTNRDGKIDATSAGGNDAQSDKEQELTISDHHSYTVEGIDDNYVTLRNPWGNNKHPDNVAEPGGLIRITREDYEKYFARTGISPVP; translated from the coding sequence ATGGCCGCTGAGCTGCAGGCTCAGGCTGCTCGCCTGCTGGTGACCTCGATCACCAGTCCCGCGACGGCTCCTGCCTGTCAGGTGGCGGCCACCGTCATCACCACCACCTTCAACGCCCTGTTGTCCACCGTCGACCTGGCAGCGACCACCGCAGCCGCCTCACTGGCTACCGCAGCAAGCACCGGTCCACGAAGCGGGAAGAACAGTGAGCCGTCAGAAAACAAGGGAAGCACACCGCAGCTTTCAAGGGAGGACAAGAGGCGGTTGCGGGAGCAGGCTGACGGCAACGGCGACTGGGACCCCGACGCCCACCAAACAGTCATTGGTGACTGCTACCTGCTCGCCACCCTCCAGGGCTACTCCCAGACCGAGGACGGTCAGCAGTTCCTGCGCGACCAGGTCAGGTGGGATAAGGGCAAGAACTGCTTCGTCGTCACCCTCTACGACAACGGCAAACCCGTCTACGTCGACGTGGATGACTACTACTCCGAGGGCACCAAAGATGACCAGGGGCGACCCACTCTCATGAGCCTCTACGAACGTGCTTACGGCAAGCACTTCGGCTTTCAAGACCTTGACGACGGCGGTGTGGCTGAAGAAGATGCTATGGAGGTCAGCACGGGCACAGATGCCTACCACGTCGACACGTGGGGCTCGGAACCTGGCTGGTTCGGCTGGACCTTTCCAATAGAGGACCACAAGTACGACCAAGGTGAATGGGACACCATTAAGAGCGCCGTTGACTCCGGGCAAGTCGTTGTCGGGACAACCACAGGAGGGGATTTCAACAATGGAAACAAAGTCACGGCGGTAACCGACACCAACCGTGATGGTAAAATTGACGCCACCAGCGCGGGCGGGAACGACGCACAGTCGGACAAAGAACAAGAACTCACAATTAGCGACCACCACTCATATACCGTTGAAGGCATCGACGACAACTACGTTACCCTACGCAACCCATGGGGGAACAACAAGCATCCCGACAATGTTGCAGAGCCCGGGGGTCTCATCCGAATCACCCGAGAGGACTACGAAAAGTACTTTGCTCGCACAGGCATCAGCCCAGTACCCTGA
- a CDS encoding cupin domain-containing protein — translation MTATTDETVFAAENVFGRGEANTAFAQYFSGESFLKPLVTDPECAVSVHNVTFEPGCRNNWHIHHATSGGGQVLICTAGSGWYQEEGRDAVSLDPGDVVFIRAGVKHWHGAKADSWFSHIALGVPGDSPSNEWLEPVDDAHYDALGGDRR, via the coding sequence ATGACCGCCACCACTGATGAGACCGTCTTCGCCGCCGAGAACGTCTTCGGCAGAGGCGAGGCGAACACCGCCTTCGCCCAGTACTTCTCCGGCGAGAGCTTCCTCAAGCCCCTCGTGACCGACCCCGAGTGCGCAGTGAGCGTCCACAACGTCACCTTCGAGCCCGGCTGCCGCAACAACTGGCACATCCACCACGCAACCTCCGGCGGCGGCCAGGTCCTCATCTGCACCGCCGGCTCGGGCTGGTACCAGGAGGAGGGGCGCGACGCCGTCAGCCTCGATCCGGGTGACGTCGTCTTCATCCGCGCCGGCGTCAAGCACTGGCACGGGGCCAAGGCCGACTCCTGGTTCTCCCACATCGCCCTGGGCGTGCCCGGGGACAGCCCCTCCAACGAGTGGCTCGAGCCCGTCGACGACGCCCACTACGACGCCCTCGGCGGTGACCGCCGGTAA